A single region of the Fusarium fujikuroi IMI 58289 draft genome, chromosome FFUJ_chr05 genome encodes:
- a CDS encoding probable panthothenate kinase/uridine kinase-related protein: METQVGRLVEKAWKKFEETPKDKRLLIGVAGIPGSGKTTFSQIITDRINARASSSDPSSPPPATFVPMDGFHLTRAALSAMPDPDTAHFRRGAAFTFDAPKFLTLVQALSKRPIPSEPILAPSFDHALKDPRDDDIVVKPEHRVVVLEGNYLALNQDIWRDAAKLLDEVWFVEVDFEVARRRLRERHVRAGIVKDLEEGDRRAMENDLVNGKEIIDFRLKVDEVIQSREDGSWVHE; the protein is encoded by the exons ATGGAGACCCAGGTTGGAAGGCTTGTCGAGAAGGCGTGGAAGAAGTTTGAGGAAACGCCAAAGGACAAGAGATTAT TGATCGGCGTTGCTGGTATCCCCGGCTCAG GCAAAACAACCTTCTCACAAATCATCACCGATCGAATCAATGCTCGCGCCTCCTCTTCAGAtccctcctctcctcctccagcaacATTCGTTCCCATGGACGGCTTCCATCTCACCCGCGCCGCCCTCTCGGCCATGCCAGACCCTGATACAGCCCACTTCCGCCGCGGCGCAGCCTTTACCTTCGATGCGCCCAAGTTCCTCACCCTTGTCCAAGCACTCTCCAAGAGACCAATTCCATCAGAGCCAATTCTTGCGCCATCCTTTGATCATGCGCTGAAGGATCCCCGAGACGACGATATCGTCGTCAAGCCGGAGCATCGTGTCGTTGTACTTGAGGGGAACTACCTTGCGCTAAATCAAGATATCTGGCGAGATGCGGCGAAGCTTCTGGATGAGGTGTGGTTCGTTGAAGTGGACTTTGAGGTTGCGCGGAGGCGGCTTAGGGAGAGGCATGTAAGAGCAGGGATTGTgaaggatcttgaagagggGGATAGAAGGGCCATGGAGAATGATCTAGTTAATGGTAAAGAGATCATTGACTTTAGGCTCAAAGTAGACGAGGTGATCCAAAGtcgagaagatggaagtTGGGTCCATGAATAG